CGACCGCCTGACGGTGGACAAGCCAATCGCCCGCGACCCCAACGACCGGACGCGGATGGCGGTGCGGCCGGAAGGACGCAACGCCCGGACGGACTTCACTCGGCTCGCCCGCTTCGATGCCACGGACCTGCTGCGGGCCGACCTGCACACCGGTCGGACGCACCAGATTCGTGTGCACCTGGCGGCGGTGGGGCATCCGGTGGTGGGTGACGATACCTACGGCGGGGGTGGGGGGCGGCGACTCGTCGACCTGCCCCCGCGGCGGCATTTCCTTCACGCAGCCTGGCTCGTCTTTACCCACCCGGTGTCGGGTGCCGTGCTGGACCTGCGATGCCCGCTGCCCGAGGAGCTGCGACGCTCCTTGGCTCGGGCTGCCGAAGACCCGTCGTTGTTTGCCCACCCCGATGTGCTGGAGTACTTTGGCTTCTATAGAGCGACCGACTGATTTCGTGCTGTCTTCGGGACCCGAAGTGGACGCCGACCAAGGCCCGCGTGCGCTAGAGGTACGGGTGGGAGCGGAGACGCTCGCCATCCCGATGTCGCACGTGGTCGAGGTGGCGTCGCTGAAGCTGCTGACCCGCTTACCCGGTGCCCCGACGTGGTGTGCTGGACTGTTGAATCTGCGGGGACGCGTGTTGACGGTGGTGGACCTCGGCCTCCTGCGTGGGGCGGAGGGGACGGACGGACCGGTCGTGGTGGTGGAGGAGGCGGGCCGCCGCTTCGGGCTTCGGGTGTCGCGGGTGCTGGGTGTGCAGGCCTTGGCTGGGCAGGAAGCGGTGGACGTCGCGGCCCTCGGGTCCGACGTGCTCGACGATCATTGAGGCCGGCCACGCCGGCACCTACCCAAACGGCAGTGAGGGGGATTCGTGGCTCCGACGGTGCTCATCTGTGACGACGCGATCTTCATGCGGACGATGGTTGGCGACATCCTCACGCAGGCGGGCTTTGAGATTGTCGGGGAGGCGGAGACCGGCCGGCAGGCCGTCGAGAAGTACAAGGCCCTACGTCCCGACCTGGTCACGATGGACATCGTGATGCCCGACATGGGGGGCATCGATGCCGTGCGCGAGATTACCGCCTTCGACGCGGGCGCGAAGGTGCTGATGTGCAGCGCGATGGGGCAGCAGTCGCTGGTCGTCGAGGCCATCCAGGCCGGCGCCAAGGACTTCGTCGTGAAGCCGTTCCAGCCGAGCCGTGTGCTCGAGGCCGTGCAGCGCGTCCTCGGGTGATTGGGTCGCCCCCACCTCGCGCCGCCCGTGGACGCCGCCAAGTACGCCGAGCTGTTTCGCACCGAGAGCCGTGAGCAGCTCTCGGCGGTGAACCGCGCGCTGCTCCGTCTGGAGCAGGGCGAGACCTCGCGTGAGCCGGTGGACGCGATCTTCCGCGGCGTGCACACCATCAAGGGGATGAGCGCGACGATGGGCTACACGGCCGTCGCCGAGTTCGCGCACGAGCTGGAGTCGCTGCTCGACAAGGTGCGCACGGGCGCGCAGTCCGTGACCGCCGAGTTGATGGACGCGCTGTTCGCCGCGGTGGACGCGCTGGAGGCGGGGATCGATCGGCCGACCGCCGAGGCCGCGATGCCAGCCGGGATGCGCGAGTCGTTGGAGCGCCTGCACGATGTCGCCGGCGGCCGCTCGACGGCGGAGTTCCGCGTGCCGCGGGCGAGCGCGGCCGTGGAGATGCCTGCTGAAGCGGCGGACGAGGCGGCGCTGGGCGAGCCCGACGCCGATGTCACGCTGCTGCGCATCCAGCAGACCGCCGACAGTGCGCTGCCAGGCGTGCGTGCGTTCATGACGCTGCAGAAGCTGCGGGCGCTGGGCGCGGTGACCGGCGTCGAGCCCGCCGAGGCACGG
This is a stretch of genomic DNA from Gemmatimonadaceae bacterium. It encodes these proteins:
- a CDS encoding chemotaxis protein CheW, producing the protein MLSSGPEVDADQGPRALEVRVGAETLAIPMSHVVEVASLKLLTRLPGAPTWCAGLLNLRGRVLTVVDLGLLRGAEGTDGPVVVVEEAGRRFGLRVSRVLGVQALAGQEAVDVAALGSDVLDDH
- a CDS encoding response regulator — protein: MAPTVLICDDAIFMRTMVGDILTQAGFEIVGEAETGRQAVEKYKALRPDLVTMDIVMPDMGGIDAVREITAFDAGAKVLMCSAMGQQSLVVEAIQAGAKDFVVKPFQPSRVLEAVQRVLG